In a single window of the Paenibacillus sp. MMS20-IR301 genome:
- a CDS encoding MarR family transcriptional regulator yields MTEYLPDEDLIFELLQALHKGISPKFERCAGITPTRFRLLQELYKTAEISQISLQKTVEIDAAAVTRHLRGLEESGMIARRNNPADNRVTLVSLTDQGREHINAYREEKTRFISDLLTGFSGQERKELAEMLARLQHNINLL; encoded by the coding sequence TTGACTGAATATCTGCCCGACGAAGATTTGATCTTCGAGCTGCTGCAGGCGCTGCATAAAGGTATCAGCCCGAAATTCGAGCGTTGTGCCGGCATTACGCCTACCCGTTTCCGTCTGCTGCAAGAGCTGTACAAAACGGCTGAGATCAGCCAGATTTCGCTGCAAAAAACAGTCGAGATCGACGCCGCTGCGGTCACCCGCCATTTGCGCGGGCTTGAGGAAAGCGGGATGATTGCCCGCCGGAATAATCCTGCGGATAACAGGGTCACCCTCGTCTCCCTGACAGATCAGGGGCGGGAGCATATTAATGCTTACCGGGAGGAGAAGACAAGATTCATCAGCGATCTGCTCACCGGATTCAGCGGACAGGAACGCAAAGAACTGGCAGAGATGCTTGCCCGGCTGCAGCATAATATTAATTTACTGTAG
- a CDS encoding carbon-nitrogen family hydrolase, producing the protein MKIALIQLDIAFGNPEVNYAAAERKIREAAAGNPDCILLPELWTTGYDLTRLDDIADDGGSTTAALISGLAREYSVNIVAGSVAVRGDAGITNTMLVFDRTGAPAGEYSKLHLFKLMDEHHYLQPGSAKGLFELDGTLCAGLICYDIRFPEWVRVHTAAGAGVLFVSAEWPLPRLSHWRALLISRAIENQCYVVACNRAGADPANTFGGHSMIIDPWGEIVCEAAGDEDILYGELNLAMVQDVRRQIPVFADRRPELYR; encoded by the coding sequence ATGAAAATAGCGCTGATCCAGCTCGATATAGCATTTGGCAATCCGGAGGTGAATTATGCTGCGGCAGAACGCAAAATCCGCGAAGCCGCCGCGGGTAACCCCGACTGCATTCTCCTTCCTGAATTGTGGACGACCGGCTATGATCTGACCCGCCTCGATGACATTGCGGACGACGGGGGCAGCACTACAGCAGCTTTGATCTCCGGCTTAGCCCGGGAATACAGCGTCAATATCGTGGCTGGCTCAGTCGCGGTGAGGGGGGATGCCGGCATTACCAACACCATGCTCGTATTTGACCGTACCGGCGCACCTGCCGGAGAATACAGCAAGCTGCATCTCTTCAAGCTTATGGATGAGCATCACTACCTGCAGCCCGGCTCAGCCAAAGGATTGTTCGAGCTGGACGGGACACTATGCGCCGGACTGATCTGCTATGACATCCGCTTCCCGGAATGGGTGCGGGTCCACACGGCCGCCGGGGCCGGAGTATTGTTCGTCAGCGCAGAGTGGCCGCTGCCCCGCTTGTCCCACTGGCGGGCGCTGCTGATCAGCCGGGCCATTGAGAACCAGTGCTACGTTGTGGCCTGCAACCGGGCCGGTGCTGATCCGGCGAACACTTTTGGCGGACATTCCATGATCATTGATCCTTGGGGCGAGATTGTGTGCGAGGCCGCCGGGGACGAAGATATTCTGTACGGTGAGCTTAACCTTGCCATGGTGCAGGACGTGCGCCGGCAAATACCGGTCTTCGCCGACAGACGGCCGGAGCTGTACAGGTAA